One stretch of Caldalkalibacillus uzonensis DNA includes these proteins:
- the hfq gene encoding RNA chaperone Hfq translates to MKQNINIQDFFLNQIRKENIPVTVYLVNGYQLRGFVRAFDNFTIVIDSEGKQQLVYKHAISTFTPARPVSLQAEQEK, encoded by the coding sequence ATGAAACAGAATATTAATATTCAGGATTTCTTCCTAAACCAAATCCGCAAAGAGAATATCCCCGTGACAGTCTACCTTGTCAATGGTTATCAACTGAGAGGTTTTGTTAGAGCTTTTGATAATTTCACGATTGTGATCGACTCTGAAGGAAAACAGCAACTTGTGTATAAACATGCCATTTCCACCTTTACACCAGCCCGTCCCGTATCCCTGCAAGCCGAACAGGAAAAATAA
- the miaA gene encoding tRNA (adenosine(37)-N6)-dimethylallyltransferase MiaA has translation MDKYRLLAIVGPTAVGKTRLSIELAKALKGEIISGDSMQVYKGMDIGTAKITEEEKEGIPHYLIDILEPDEDFSVSQFQSLTKSCIKEINERGRIPILVGGTGLYVQAVTHDFHFAEEYDPGLRENWERFLAEHGKEALHKELQKRDPSYAKELHPNNTRRVIRALEIIETTGQSMAHYQQDWHRLSPYDLIMIGLTMQREKLYERINQRVDNMIAQGLVEEVRQLLNRGVPRRSTAMQAIGYKEIVRYLEDELTLDEAVELIKRNTRRYAKRQLTWFRRMDEIRWFEVIDHHQFPALVKNIIHYVAGKWQMV, from the coding sequence ATGGATAAATATAGATTACTGGCCATTGTCGGCCCTACAGCCGTCGGAAAAACAAGACTGAGTATTGAATTGGCCAAGGCTTTGAAGGGGGAGATCATTTCAGGGGATTCCATGCAAGTGTATAAAGGTATGGATATTGGCACCGCCAAAATTACCGAGGAAGAGAAGGAAGGGATTCCCCACTATCTGATCGATATCCTTGAACCTGACGAGGACTTCTCAGTTTCCCAGTTTCAGAGCTTAACCAAGTCTTGCATCAAGGAGATTAATGAACGGGGACGTATACCCATTCTGGTCGGAGGCACAGGTCTTTATGTTCAGGCCGTCACCCATGACTTTCATTTTGCTGAAGAGTATGATCCCGGGCTGAGGGAGAATTGGGAAAGGTTTTTGGCCGAACATGGTAAAGAGGCTTTACACAAGGAATTACAAAAGCGGGATCCGTCCTACGCGAAAGAGCTCCATCCCAATAATACCAGAAGGGTGATACGGGCGCTGGAAATTATTGAGACAACAGGGCAAAGCATGGCCCATTATCAACAAGATTGGCACCGCCTTTCACCTTATGACCTGATCATGATTGGCTTAACCATGCAGCGGGAAAAACTGTATGAACGCATCAATCAGCGGGTCGATAACATGATAGCACAAGGTTTGGTTGAGGAAGTGAGGCAGTTGTTAAACCGGGGCGTACCGAGGAGATCCACAGCCATGCAAGCCATCGGCTACAAAGAGATTGTCCGCTATTTGGAGGATGAATTGACTTTGGATGAGGCCGTGGAACTGATTAAGCGCAACACACGGCGGTACGCCAAGAGGCAGCTTACCTGGTTTCGACGCATGGATGAAATCCGCTGGTTTGAAGTGATAGATCATCACCAATTCCCTGCCCTGGTCAAAAATATTATCCACTATGTGGCAGGAAAATGGCAAATGGTCTAG
- a CDS encoding class I SAM-dependent methyltransferase has product MLVTTARKQEHLESKARHVAQELGLPFVRRRSYSIRALCHIHQADHIVLITTEGMKCVFCDGEQQPFFFHPNSAMLRIRRLLRGEEDPLGKAAGLEEGMSVLDCTLGLGSDAIVASYLVGEKGRVVGVESVPVLAYIVQDGLRTRETEQKAVNEAMRRIAVFCDHHLSFLKQCANNQFDVVYFDPMFEQTVHRSMGIAPLKRLANYEELQRSAIEEAKRVAKKRIVLKDSRESPRFEALGFKPIVRPHASHWFGIIELEAGYDG; this is encoded by the coding sequence ATGCTAGTGACCACAGCACGAAAGCAGGAACATCTCGAATCAAAGGCGAGACACGTGGCCCAGGAATTGGGTCTTCCCTTTGTCCGCCGCAGATCCTACTCGATCCGGGCCCTGTGTCACATTCACCAGGCGGATCACATTGTTTTGATCACAACAGAAGGGATGAAATGTGTCTTCTGTGATGGAGAGCAGCAACCTTTTTTCTTTCACCCTAATTCAGCGATGCTGCGGATCCGGCGTCTATTGCGCGGAGAAGAAGATCCCCTGGGTAAAGCCGCAGGGCTAGAAGAGGGGATGTCCGTATTGGATTGCACCCTTGGATTGGGCTCCGATGCCATTGTGGCCAGCTATCTGGTTGGAGAGAAAGGACGGGTTGTCGGCGTAGAGTCAGTGCCGGTGTTAGCCTATATCGTTCAGGACGGGCTGCGAACAAGAGAGACTGAACAAAAAGCAGTTAACGAGGCAATGAGACGCATTGCGGTGTTTTGCGATCATCATCTCTCTTTCCTGAAACAATGTGCCAATAATCAGTTTGACGTGGTCTACTTTGACCCTATGTTTGAGCAAACGGTGCACCGCTCAATGGGAATCGCACCACTGAAACGGCTGGCTAACTACGAAGAATTACAGAGAAGTGCCATTGAAGAGGCCAAGCGGGTGGCCAAAAAGCGCATTGTCCTAAAAGATTCCCGGGAGAGCCCGCGTTTTGAGGCATTGGGTTTCAAACCCATTGTGCGTCCTCATGCCTCCCATTGGTTTGGCATCATTGAATTGGAGGCCGGTTACGATGGATAA
- a CDS encoding YwhD family protein, whose translation MDLLNNKKKGKSQFTILNNDSTDGHGGFGVGTLSLNDVSPVIIDVDHETAYVDMGALHARSEVEKRIKFLPNKDEVPGGRPYWVVWVTVDRNEDGPYYAGVAACEMTVDKEARRGYKNLAEHVNNMDKAIKRKIVVSHMDDKSKKILKEFLQGHNKEMWERASEQLKQELEA comes from the coding sequence ATGGATCTTTTAAACAATAAGAAAAAGGGCAAATCACAGTTTACTATCCTGAATAATGACTCAACTGATGGACATGGCGGATTTGGTGTAGGCACGTTGAGTTTAAACGATGTTTCTCCTGTCATCATTGATGTGGATCATGAAACAGCATATGTGGATATGGGCGCTTTACATGCCAGAAGTGAAGTGGAAAAACGGATTAAATTTCTCCCCAATAAAGATGAGGTACCGGGTGGCCGTCCTTACTGGGTGGTATGGGTCACAGTGGACCGTAATGAAGATGGCCCCTATTATGCGGGAGTGGCTGCTTGCGAGATGACGGTTGACAAGGAAGCACGGCGCGGATATAAAAATTTGGCTGAACATGTCAACAACATGGATAAAGCGATCAAACGCAAAATTGTAGTCTCCCATATGGATGACAAGTCCAAAAAGATCCTGAAAGAATTCTTACAAGGCCATAACAAAGAGATGTGGGAGCGCGCCAGTGAACAGCTAAAGCAAGAGTTGGAAGCTTAG
- a CDS encoding BrxA/BrxB family bacilliredoxin has product MNMFFQNQMDLMIRPMREELTRHGFVELKTPEEVDEAFQSAKGVALVVVNSVCGCAAGLARPAAVHSLNYDKKPDHLFTVFAGQEKEATARAREYFEGYPPSSPSFAVLKDGKIVGIVQRHEIEDNDMESIIAKLHALYDKAHEA; this is encoded by the coding sequence ATGAATATGTTTTTCCAAAACCAGATGGATCTCATGATCCGACCCATGCGTGAAGAGTTAACTCGTCACGGGTTTGTCGAGTTGAAAACACCGGAAGAAGTGGACGAAGCGTTCCAATCGGCTAAAGGTGTGGCACTGGTTGTCGTCAACTCTGTGTGCGGCTGTGCTGCCGGATTGGCCCGTCCTGCAGCCGTTCATTCATTAAACTATGACAAAAAGCCTGATCACCTGTTTACCGTCTTTGCCGGACAAGAGAAAGAAGCGACGGCCCGTGCCCGTGAATATTTTGAAGGTTATCCGCCTTCGTCCCCTTCTTTTGCTGTACTAAAGGATGGTAAGATTGTAGGCATTGTCCAGCGTCATGAAATTGAGGACAATGACATGGAGAGCATTATTGCCAAGCTGCACGCCTTATATGACAAAGCCCATGAGGCTTAA